A stretch of the Glutamicibacter sp. JL.03c genome encodes the following:
- a CDS encoding DUF2283 domain-containing protein: MNKPLSMTYDREAGAGYIALTGEPSGETAEVENTTLPFGVNVDLDIFGEPIGLELLGQVNGTVDQFLASVADGSLREALSAAGYEIRKLSGHPVVVVYRIA; the protein is encoded by the coding sequence ATGAACAAGCCATTGAGCATGACATATGACAGGGAAGCCGGTGCCGGATACATCGCGCTAACCGGTGAACCAAGCGGGGAGACAGCGGAAGTCGAAAACACCACGCTCCCATTCGGAGTCAATGTGGACCTAGATATTTTCGGCGAACCGATCGGGTTGGAACTGCTGGGGCAGGTAAACGGAACCGTCGACCAGTTCCTTGCCTCCGTCGCAGACGGATCGCTTCGGGAGGCTCTGTCCGCTGCAGGCTATGAAATTCGCAAACTTTCTGGTCATCCCGTGGTCGTTGTTTACCGCATTGCTTGA